One Acropora palmata chromosome 2, jaAcrPala1.3, whole genome shotgun sequence genomic window carries:
- the LOC141873793 gene encoding uncharacterized protein LOC141873793 isoform X3, protein MLEELLWHLQLTRSLDVLLQHLSIQDIEARDNEGMTALHWAAFHGRTGHVKLLVGKKADLLSRDTDGKLPLHWAAQNGFISTCKAMLEASNSYNLVNGKDFSGRTPIHLAAAAGQFHTLVELISVPHANSEAEDNEGRTPLHWAAATGHMQCVGLLLRFGCNKNAEDKHGGIPLDYAQQGHHSKCCQLLTNHDPNNPVGTSIPETGESTAEKVSVSNNGWHGAHRIKCFDEVYNRTRNGTVASQSQTELSEQILHISPGTTTVQVLVEVNKEEESTSYSDSLHSCMNGESDVAGCSSDEESRYPPQMALTPVPGSPVPSDVISRNHSARPPILPRFSFEENTSPMPRPSVYASPTLAPIKSKTMPERLRIDNIKPTPVKPSEIQPPSPSEAPLAPLKVTKTKQNSVVVTSQYPGTSSPREGGTPDNESGKQWARKVKLKTDPLTPSPVSDHMDKSKDKRSSAGNIAGQMLPVISDNLSHLTQVQGTRRDQIEAKKKNRRKPSKNQSIPEKLDATPSGDLDEGIDEDNSSVKSIGIFKDKKPKKKKVRKVLSWNF, encoded by the exons ATGTTGGAAGAACTCCTGTGGCACTTGCAGCTTACCAG gTCTCTGGATGTCCTTTTGCAGCATCTTTCAATTCAAGATATAGAAGCCCGAGATAATGAG GGAATGACTGCTCTTCATTGGGCAGCTTTCCATGGCCGAACAGGTCATGTTAAGTTGTTGGTTGGAAAGAAAGCAGATCTGCTGTCACGAGACACTGATGGAAAACTACCTCTTCACTGGGCTGCACAG AATGGTTTTATTTCAACTTGTAAAGCAATGCTTGAGGCTTCCAACAGCTATAACCTTGTTAATGGAAAAGATTTCTCAGGAAGGACACCCATCCACTTGGCAGCTGCTGCTGGACAGTTTCATACTTTGGTTGAGCTGATATCTGTACCACATGCAAATAGTGAAGCAGAAGACAATGAGGGCAG GACTCCTCTTCATTGGGCAGCTGCAACTGGACACATGCAGTGTGTTGGGCTTCTGCTGAGGTTTGGGTGCAATAAGAATGCTGAAGACAAACATGGTGGTATTCCATTGGATTATGCACAACAGGGTCACCACTCTAAATGTTGTCAGCTGCTCACAAATCATGATCCAAACAATCCTGTGGGCACAAGCATACCTGAGACTGGAG AATCCACAGCAGAAAAGGTTAGTGTCTCTAACAACGGTTGGCATGGAGCACATCGCATAAAATGCTTTGATGAAGTGTATAATAGAACAAGAAATGGTACTGTTGCTTCTCAATCTCAGACTGAACTCAGTGAGCAAATTTTACACATCTCTCCTGGCACTACAACAGTTCAAGTTCTTGTAGAAGTGAACAAAGAGGAGGAAAGCACTTCATACTCAG ACAGCCTGCATTCTTGCATGAATGGTGAGAGTGATGTAGCTGGATGTAGCAGTGATGAAGAGAGCCGTTATCCTCCACAAATGGCACTCACCCCAGTACCAGGCTCACCTGTCCCATCTGATGTGATCAGTCGCAACCATTCAGCAAGGCCGCCTATATTGCCTAGGTTCAGTTTTGAG GAGAACACGTCACCTATGCCTCGACCATCAGTATACGCTTCCCCGACACTTGCACCAATCAAATCCAAGACAATGCCAGAGCGACTGAGAATTGATAACATCAAGCCCACCCCAGTAAAACCATCTGAAATACAGCCGCCTTCCCCATCAGAAGCACCCCTAGCGCCATTAAAGGTGACCAAAACCAAACAGAATTCAGTTGTTGTGACTTCACAGTATCCAGGCACAAGTAGTCCAAGGGAGGGCGGAACTCCAGATAATGAGAGTGGAAAACAATGGGCAAGGAAAGTGAAATTGAAGACGGATCCTTTAACTCCCTCTCCTGTCag tgACCATATGGACAAATCAAAAGACAAACGCTCCTCAGCAGGAAATATCGCCGGCCAGATGCTCCCTGTCATTTCAGATAATTTAAGTCACTTGACTCAAGTTCAGGGTACAAGACGGGATCAGATAG aggcaaagaagaaaaatagaaGAAAACCTAGCAAGAACCAGAGTATTCCCGAAAAATTAG ACGCGACACCCAGTGGAGATTTGGATGAAGGCATTGATGAGGATAATTCGTCCGTTAAAAGCATAGGAATCTTTAAGGACAAAAagccaaagaagaaaaaagtcaGAAAAGTGTTAAGTTGGAATTTCTAA
- the LOC141873793 gene encoding uncharacterized protein LOC141873793 isoform X2: protein MHTTTAGRVYLIHELVLKGDVQELRKELAKDMDLLEARNSQGMTPLFQSVSCNNLECVQFLVTSGANIDTRDNVGRTPVALAAYQGWHDGLYYLLAKGANCLIADNCGRLPLHAATYFSSEKSLDVLLQHLSIQDIEARDNEGMTALHWAAFHGRTGHVKLLVGKKADLLSRDTDGKLPLHWAAQNGFISTCKAMLEASNSYNLVNGKDFSGRTPIHLAAAAGQFHTLVELISVPHANSEAEDNEGRTPLHWAAATGHMQCVGLLLRFGCNKNAEDKHGGIPLDYAQQGHHSKCCQLLTNHDPNNPVGTSIPETGESTAEKVSVSNNGWHGAHRIKCFDEVYNRTRNGTVASQSQTELSEQILHISPGTTTVQVLVEVNKEEESTSYSDSLHSCMNGESDVAGCSSDEESRYPPQMALTPVPGSPVPSDVISRNHSARPPILPRFSFEENTSPMPRPSVYASPTLAPIKSKTMPERLRIDNIKPTPVKPSEIQPPSPSEAPLAPLKVTKTKQNSVVVTSQYPGTSSPREGGTPDNESGKQWARKVKLKTDPLTPSPVSDHMDKSKDKRSSAGNIAGQMLPVISDNLSHLTQVQGTRRDQIEAKKKNRRKPSKNQSIPEKLDATPSGDLDEGIDEDNSSVKSIGIFKDKKPKKKKVRKVLSWNF, encoded by the exons atgcacacaacaactgCAGGAAGAGTTTATTTGATTCATGAGCTGGTATTAAAGGGTGATGTACAAGAACTTAGAAAGGAACTGGCTAAAGACATGG ATCTTTTGGAGGCAAGGAATAGTCAGGGAATGACTCCATTGTTTCAGTCAGTTAGCTGCAATAACTTGGAGTGTGTTCAGTTCCTTGTGACGTCTGGTGCAAATATAGATACTCGTGACAATGTTGGAAGAACTCCTGTGGCACTTGCAGCTTACCAG GGCTGGCATGATGGTCTATATTATCTGCTTGCAAAAGGAGCCAACTGCTTGATCGCTGATAACTGTGGAAGGCTTCCTCTTCATGCAGCAACATACTTTAGCAGTGAAAA gTCTCTGGATGTCCTTTTGCAGCATCTTTCAATTCAAGATATAGAAGCCCGAGATAATGAG GGAATGACTGCTCTTCATTGGGCAGCTTTCCATGGCCGAACAGGTCATGTTAAGTTGTTGGTTGGAAAGAAAGCAGATCTGCTGTCACGAGACACTGATGGAAAACTACCTCTTCACTGGGCTGCACAG AATGGTTTTATTTCAACTTGTAAAGCAATGCTTGAGGCTTCCAACAGCTATAACCTTGTTAATGGAAAAGATTTCTCAGGAAGGACACCCATCCACTTGGCAGCTGCTGCTGGACAGTTTCATACTTTGGTTGAGCTGATATCTGTACCACATGCAAATAGTGAAGCAGAAGACAATGAGGGCAG GACTCCTCTTCATTGGGCAGCTGCAACTGGACACATGCAGTGTGTTGGGCTTCTGCTGAGGTTTGGGTGCAATAAGAATGCTGAAGACAAACATGGTGGTATTCCATTGGATTATGCACAACAGGGTCACCACTCTAAATGTTGTCAGCTGCTCACAAATCATGATCCAAACAATCCTGTGGGCACAAGCATACCTGAGACTGGAG AATCCACAGCAGAAAAGGTTAGTGTCTCTAACAACGGTTGGCATGGAGCACATCGCATAAAATGCTTTGATGAAGTGTATAATAGAACAAGAAATGGTACTGTTGCTTCTCAATCTCAGACTGAACTCAGTGAGCAAATTTTACACATCTCTCCTGGCACTACAACAGTTCAAGTTCTTGTAGAAGTGAACAAAGAGGAGGAAAGCACTTCATACTCAG ACAGCCTGCATTCTTGCATGAATGGTGAGAGTGATGTAGCTGGATGTAGCAGTGATGAAGAGAGCCGTTATCCTCCACAAATGGCACTCACCCCAGTACCAGGCTCACCTGTCCCATCTGATGTGATCAGTCGCAACCATTCAGCAAGGCCGCCTATATTGCCTAGGTTCAGTTTTGAG GAGAACACGTCACCTATGCCTCGACCATCAGTATACGCTTCCCCGACACTTGCACCAATCAAATCCAAGACAATGCCAGAGCGACTGAGAATTGATAACATCAAGCCCACCCCAGTAAAACCATCTGAAATACAGCCGCCTTCCCCATCAGAAGCACCCCTAGCGCCATTAAAGGTGACCAAAACCAAACAGAATTCAGTTGTTGTGACTTCACAGTATCCAGGCACAAGTAGTCCAAGGGAGGGCGGAACTCCAGATAATGAGAGTGGAAAACAATGGGCAAGGAAAGTGAAATTGAAGACGGATCCTTTAACTCCCTCTCCTGTCag tgACCATATGGACAAATCAAAAGACAAACGCTCCTCAGCAGGAAATATCGCCGGCCAGATGCTCCCTGTCATTTCAGATAATTTAAGTCACTTGACTCAAGTTCAGGGTACAAGACGGGATCAGATAG aggcaaagaagaaaaatagaaGAAAACCTAGCAAGAACCAGAGTATTCCCGAAAAATTAG ACGCGACACCCAGTGGAGATTTGGATGAAGGCATTGATGAGGATAATTCGTCCGTTAAAAGCATAGGAATCTTTAAGGACAAAAagccaaagaagaaaaaagtcaGAAAAGTGTTAAGTTGGAATTTCTAA
- the LOC141866534 gene encoding dihydropteridine reductase-like: MAASRVLIYGGKGALGMTCVTYFKARNWWVASVDLFPNEEAHANVIVSKTESWTEQNEEIQPKVDAILDGIKLDAIICVAGGWAGGSAKSKAVVKNADLMFKQSVWTSLIAANLASKHLKENGLLTLTGAQPSLGGTPGMLGYGMAKAAVHQLVKGLAEEKGGLPGAASVLAILPMTLDTPGNRKGMPNADFNQWTPLDYVAKLLFEWAQRSNVPERGSLVKLNTKDGVSSYEIHTGELLS, translated from the exons ATGGCAGCATCGAGAGTGTTAATCTATGGTGGTAAAGGAGCGCTTGGAATGACTTGTGTCACCTATTTCAAGGCTAGAAATTGG TGGGTTGCATCAGTAGATCTGTTTCCCAATGAAGAGGCTCATGcaaatgttattgtttccaAGACTGAATCATGGACTGAACAGAATGAGGAG ATCCAGCCAAAAGTGGACGCTATTCTTGACGGGATCAAACTTGATGCAATCATCTGTGTTGCTGGAGGCTGGGCTGGTGGAAGTGCCAAGAGCAAAG CTGTAGTCAAGAATGCAGACTTGATGTTTAAGCAGAGTGTGTGGACATCCCTAATTGCTGCTAACCTTGCATCAAAACACTTGAAAGA GAATGGGCTCCTCACACTGACGGGAGCGCAGCCCTCTCTGGGTGGCACACCAG GAATGCTGGGATATGGTATGGCTAAGGCCGCTGTTCATCAGCTTGTCAAAGGACTTGCAGAAGAGAAGGGTGGGCTCCCAGGAGCTGCATCTGTCCTGGCTATTTTACC CATGACTCTCGACACGCCTGGAAACAGGAAAGGAATGCCAAATGCGGATTTCAACCAATGGACTCCACTGGATTATGTTGCAAA ATTACTATTTGAATGGGCCCAAAGAAGTAACGTCCCAGAAAGAGGGAGCTTAGTTAAACTCAACACCAAAGACGGAGTTTCTTCCTACGAAATCCATACTGGAGAACTATTATCTTGA
- the LOC141873793 gene encoding uncharacterized protein LOC141873793 isoform X1, translating to MSNLSFGGPKDRPRGSICEPSMHTTTAGRVYLIHELVLKGDVQELRKELAKDMDLLEARNSQGMTPLFQSVSCNNLECVQFLVTSGANIDTRDNVGRTPVALAAYQGWHDGLYYLLAKGANCLIADNCGRLPLHAATYFSSEKSLDVLLQHLSIQDIEARDNEGMTALHWAAFHGRTGHVKLLVGKKADLLSRDTDGKLPLHWAAQNGFISTCKAMLEASNSYNLVNGKDFSGRTPIHLAAAAGQFHTLVELISVPHANSEAEDNEGRTPLHWAAATGHMQCVGLLLRFGCNKNAEDKHGGIPLDYAQQGHHSKCCQLLTNHDPNNPVGTSIPETGESTAEKVSVSNNGWHGAHRIKCFDEVYNRTRNGTVASQSQTELSEQILHISPGTTTVQVLVEVNKEEESTSYSDSLHSCMNGESDVAGCSSDEESRYPPQMALTPVPGSPVPSDVISRNHSARPPILPRFSFEENTSPMPRPSVYASPTLAPIKSKTMPERLRIDNIKPTPVKPSEIQPPSPSEAPLAPLKVTKTKQNSVVVTSQYPGTSSPREGGTPDNESGKQWARKVKLKTDPLTPSPVSDHMDKSKDKRSSAGNIAGQMLPVISDNLSHLTQVQGTRRDQIEAKKKNRRKPSKNQSIPEKLDATPSGDLDEGIDEDNSSVKSIGIFKDKKPKKKKVRKVLSWNF from the exons ATGTCAAATCTGTCGTTTGGAGGTCCAAAGGATCGCCCAA GAGGTTCCATCTGCGAGCCATCaatgcacacaacaactgCAGGAAGAGTTTATTTGATTCATGAGCTGGTATTAAAGGGTGATGTACAAGAACTTAGAAAGGAACTGGCTAAAGACATGG ATCTTTTGGAGGCAAGGAATAGTCAGGGAATGACTCCATTGTTTCAGTCAGTTAGCTGCAATAACTTGGAGTGTGTTCAGTTCCTTGTGACGTCTGGTGCAAATATAGATACTCGTGACAATGTTGGAAGAACTCCTGTGGCACTTGCAGCTTACCAG GGCTGGCATGATGGTCTATATTATCTGCTTGCAAAAGGAGCCAACTGCTTGATCGCTGATAACTGTGGAAGGCTTCCTCTTCATGCAGCAACATACTTTAGCAGTGAAAA gTCTCTGGATGTCCTTTTGCAGCATCTTTCAATTCAAGATATAGAAGCCCGAGATAATGAG GGAATGACTGCTCTTCATTGGGCAGCTTTCCATGGCCGAACAGGTCATGTTAAGTTGTTGGTTGGAAAGAAAGCAGATCTGCTGTCACGAGACACTGATGGAAAACTACCTCTTCACTGGGCTGCACAG AATGGTTTTATTTCAACTTGTAAAGCAATGCTTGAGGCTTCCAACAGCTATAACCTTGTTAATGGAAAAGATTTCTCAGGAAGGACACCCATCCACTTGGCAGCTGCTGCTGGACAGTTTCATACTTTGGTTGAGCTGATATCTGTACCACATGCAAATAGTGAAGCAGAAGACAATGAGGGCAG GACTCCTCTTCATTGGGCAGCTGCAACTGGACACATGCAGTGTGTTGGGCTTCTGCTGAGGTTTGGGTGCAATAAGAATGCTGAAGACAAACATGGTGGTATTCCATTGGATTATGCACAACAGGGTCACCACTCTAAATGTTGTCAGCTGCTCACAAATCATGATCCAAACAATCCTGTGGGCACAAGCATACCTGAGACTGGAG AATCCACAGCAGAAAAGGTTAGTGTCTCTAACAACGGTTGGCATGGAGCACATCGCATAAAATGCTTTGATGAAGTGTATAATAGAACAAGAAATGGTACTGTTGCTTCTCAATCTCAGACTGAACTCAGTGAGCAAATTTTACACATCTCTCCTGGCACTACAACAGTTCAAGTTCTTGTAGAAGTGAACAAAGAGGAGGAAAGCACTTCATACTCAG ACAGCCTGCATTCTTGCATGAATGGTGAGAGTGATGTAGCTGGATGTAGCAGTGATGAAGAGAGCCGTTATCCTCCACAAATGGCACTCACCCCAGTACCAGGCTCACCTGTCCCATCTGATGTGATCAGTCGCAACCATTCAGCAAGGCCGCCTATATTGCCTAGGTTCAGTTTTGAG GAGAACACGTCACCTATGCCTCGACCATCAGTATACGCTTCCCCGACACTTGCACCAATCAAATCCAAGACAATGCCAGAGCGACTGAGAATTGATAACATCAAGCCCACCCCAGTAAAACCATCTGAAATACAGCCGCCTTCCCCATCAGAAGCACCCCTAGCGCCATTAAAGGTGACCAAAACCAAACAGAATTCAGTTGTTGTGACTTCACAGTATCCAGGCACAAGTAGTCCAAGGGAGGGCGGAACTCCAGATAATGAGAGTGGAAAACAATGGGCAAGGAAAGTGAAATTGAAGACGGATCCTTTAACTCCCTCTCCTGTCag tgACCATATGGACAAATCAAAAGACAAACGCTCCTCAGCAGGAAATATCGCCGGCCAGATGCTCCCTGTCATTTCAGATAATTTAAGTCACTTGACTCAAGTTCAGGGTACAAGACGGGATCAGATAG aggcaaagaagaaaaatagaaGAAAACCTAGCAAGAACCAGAGTATTCCCGAAAAATTAG ACGCGACACCCAGTGGAGATTTGGATGAAGGCATTGATGAGGATAATTCGTCCGTTAAAAGCATAGGAATCTTTAAGGACAAAAagccaaagaagaaaaaagtcaGAAAAGTGTTAAGTTGGAATTTCTAA